A genomic stretch from Juglans microcarpa x Juglans regia isolate MS1-56 chromosome 3S, Jm3101_v1.0, whole genome shotgun sequence includes:
- the LOC121257882 gene encoding uncharacterized protein LOC121257882: protein MAENPLKRQREETQMEDCEESKRNKSYSHILSLLEAEEEEPTQDLSSIITTLQQELSSDYIFDPLSFPSSESDPENPSTASATLEDQASSSSSFSSSSSSPSTLLLKEDEDQEDDKERVIRHLLEASDDELGIPNRDVGVVYDGDKDGFNGGDGLSLCDGLWELEDEAANYYTLLQSELFM, encoded by the coding sequence ATGGCGGAAAATCCATTAAAACGCCAAAGAGAAGAAACCCAGATGGAGGATTGTGAAGAGTCTAAGCGAAACAAATCGTACAGCCACATACTCTCTCTGCTCGAAGCAGAGGAAGAGGAACCCACTCAGGATCTGTCCTCTATTATCACGACTCTCCAACAAGAACTCTCGTCCGACTACATCTTCGACCCTCTTTCATTCCCTTCATCTGAATCCGACCCGGAAAATCCCTCGACAGCCTCTGCCACCCTGGAAGACCAAGCCTCCTCCtcgtcttctttttcttcttcttcctcctcaccgTCAACACTGCTTCTGAAGGAAGATGAGGATCAGGAGGATGACAAGGAGAGGGTCATCAGACACCTCCTTGAAGCTTCCGATGACGAGCTTGGGATTCCGAACAGAGACGTTGGAGTAGTTTATGACGGCGATAAAGATGGGTTTAACGGTGGAGATGGGTTGTCTTTGTGTGATGGTCTGTGGGAATTAGAAGATGAAGCTGCCAACTACTATACCTTGTTGCAGTCTGAGCTTTTCATGTAG
- the LOC121257879 gene encoding F-box/kelch-repeat protein SKIP11-like: MLEGRCLLSSAFSSSEVKWSYVSYRLDIKNGKRPLEIDGEDERECKQRKFREPLDYRGTRAGMAGFSRGLEQSDDRAAGGGGNSSDSDSLINPIGRDNSISSLIRCSRSDYGSIASLNRSFRSLIRSGELYKLRRLDGVIEPWIYLSCHLLEWEAFDPICQRWMHLPRMTSNECFMCSDKESLAVGTELLVFGKEVTSQVIYRYSILTNSWSSGMRMNAPRCLFGSASLGEIAILAGGCDSQANILDSAELYNSETQTWETLPSMNKPRKMCSGVFMDKKFYVIGGIGGSDSKVLTCGEEYNLETKTWREIPNMSPGRSGAASEKEMPATAEAPPLVAVVNNELYAAHYADMAVRKYDKERREWFTVGRLPERAVSMNGWGLAFRACGDRLVVIGGPRNSGEGYIELNSWVPSEGPPQWNLLARKLLGNFVYNCAVMGC; encoded by the coding sequence ATGTTGGAAGGCCGGTGCCTGCTTTCGAGTGCGTTTTCGAGCTCAGAAGTGAAGTGGTCTTACGTGAGCTATCGTCTCGATATCAAGAACGGTAAGCGCCCACTGGAAATTGACGGTGAAGATGAACGCGAATGTAAACAGAGGAAATTTCGTGAGCCATTGGATTATCGCGGGACAAGGGCCGGAATGGCTGGATTCTCACGCGGGCTAGAGCAATCCGATGACCGGGCTGCAGGAGGAGGAGGGAATTCTTCGGATTCGGATTCCCTTATCAATCCTATTGGTCGAGACAACTCGATCAGCAGCCTCATTCGTTGTTCCAGGTCTGATTATGGCTCCATCGCCTCTTTGAACCGGAGTTTCCGTTCCTTGATTCGGAGTGGCGAGCTGTATAAGCTGCGGCGCCTGGATGGCGTGATCGAACCATGGATTTATTTGTCGTGCCATCTCCTTGAATGGGAAGCATTTGATCCGATTTGTCAACGGTGGATGCATTTACCGAGAATGACCTCCAACGAATGCTTCATGTGTTCGGATAAGGAATCATTGGCCGTGGGCACTGAGCTTCTTGTATTTGGTAAGGAGGTGACGTCCCAAGTCATCTATAGATATAGTATTTTGACAAATTCCTGGTCTTCCGGGATGAGAATGAATGCTCCCAGATGCTTATTTGGGTCTGCCAGCCTTGGGGAGATCGCAATTTTAGCAGGCGGTTGTGATTCACAAGCAAATATTTTGGATTCTGCGGAGCTATATAATTCCGAGACTCAAACATGGGAGACACTCCCGAGCATGAATAAACCAAGGAAGATGTGCTCTGGGGTATTCATGGATAAAAAGTTCTACGTTATTGGGGGAATAGGGGGAAGCGATTCAAAGGTTCTAACATGTGGAGAGGAGTATAATTTAGAGACCAAGACTTGGAGAGAGATTCCTAACATGTCCCCTGGAAGGAGTGGTGCAGCCAGCGAGAAAGAGATGCCTGCTACTGCTGAGGCACCCCCTCTGGTTGCAGTGGTGAATAATGAGTTGTATGCGGCTCATTATGCTGACATGGCGGTGAGGAAGTACGACAAAGAAAGACGAGAGTGGTTTACAGTGGGGAGATTGCCTGAACGGGCAGTCTCAATGAATGGTTGGGGTCTTGCATTCAGGGCTTGTGGGGATAGGCTTGTAGTAATTGGTGGACCTCGGAATTCAGGTGAAGGCTATATAGAGCTCAACTCCTGGGTTCCGAGTGAAGGCCCTCCACAGTGGAACTTGCTTGCCAGAAAGCTATTGGGTAATTTTGTGTATAACTGTGCTGTGATGGGATGCTGA